The Siniperca chuatsi isolate FFG_IHB_CAS linkage group LG9, ASM2008510v1, whole genome shotgun sequence genome includes a region encoding these proteins:
- the ptpn3 gene encoding tyrosine-protein phosphatase non-receptor type 3 isoform X1 yields the protein MPKPDLLCLVQLLDGTIETFRVSKQDEGVVLLDQVCDHLGLQERQLFSLQIRESSTAIASITANTHSPRWLEPEKPLKKQIKGLASPFYLNFRVRFFISDPNSLQREQTRHLYFLQIRSDIKEGRLRCPLSAAVVLASYAVQSEIGDHCPSRLPGYLSKCHFIPEQDEDFLSKVEDLHPQHKGLKQSEAELCFLNTARTLELYGVELHAAMDVNNAPLMVGLASSGVAVFCNMICSSFFPWGNIIKISFKRRRFLIHLKRKHGETQDCEVSLVLPCPKTCKNLWRSCVDHHSFFSSSRTARSPKHNNSTVQSYRKLITQHLGLGNSKTESGPVCQRVVGGMVWNPVLRRSLSSEHLETKSLPSRSPPTTPNWRSPRVRHGISKPRPSSVELTNELKDMSEGEDVFYTYRASVSSSKDSEGDASPHQLSGMYNHVTDEALLQTDDSIGEDGDHSLPHYDKGALGDGDLMLICIAPDHEGKFGFNVKGGVDQKMPLAISHVKPDSPAGRCEPKLLEGDLVVLINGRDISEHTHDQVVMFIRASRESHSRELALLIRRKGPGRVAPLLQLPPALTLTGQSQGDKPQSSGQSEQVTTLEESMRQLERGIQSGTLCFHFENLYKRKPGLSLNCARLSENMDKNRYKDVLPYDATRVVLQGQEDYINASHITVAPPVSGVCLRYVAAQGPLPQTCTHFWQTVWEQQTHTIIMLTTLTERGRTKCHQYWPHPPEVKDYGHMRVKCHSEECNLAYVTRQFTLTHTKRGEERAVTHLQYVAWPDHGVPDDPSDFLLFISSVRERRRGEEPLMVHCSAGIGRTGVLITMETALTLLDEGRPVFPLDIVKTLRDQRAMMVQTTCQFQFVCEAIVRVYKEKREGSTAQ from the exons AAGCAGGATGAAGGTGTGGTTCTGTTGGACCAAGTATGCGACCACCTGGGCCTGCAAGAGAGGCAGCTCTTCAGTCTGCAGATCAGAGAATCCAGCACAGCCATCGCCTCTATCACAgccaacacacactctccc agATGGTTGGAGCCTGAGAAACCCTTGAAGAAGCAGATAAAAG GTCTTGCTTCTCCATTTTATCTGAACTTCAGAGTACGATTCTTCATCTCTGATCCCAACTCTCTGCAGCGTGAACAGACAAG GCACCTGTACTTCCTCCAGATCAGGAGTGACATTAAAGAAGGACG GTTGCGGTGCCCGCTGAGTGCAGCTGTAGTGTTGGCCTCTTACGCTGTGCAGT CGGAGATTGGAGATCATTGTCCGTCCCGACTTCCTGGTTACCTCTCGAAGTGCCACTTCATTCCTGAGCAGGATGAAGACTTCCTGTCTAAAGTGGAGGATCTGCATCCACAGCACAA ggGGCTGAAGCAGAGCGAGGCAGAGCTGTGTTTCCTAAACACAGCACGGACGCTGGAGTTGTATGGAGTGGAGCTGCATGCCGCCATG gaTGTCAACAACGCCCCTCTGATGGTGGGTTTGGCCTCCAGTGGTGTTGCAGTATTCTGTAATATGATTTGCTCCAGTTTCTTCCCTTG GGGGAACATCATCAAGATTTCATTCAAGAGGAGACGCTTTCTTATACATCTGAAACGTAAACAT GGGGAAACCCAGGATTGTGAGGTGTCTCTGGTTCTGCCCTGCCCCAAGACCTGTAAGAACCTGTGGAGGTCCTGCGTGGATCATCactccttcttcagctccaGCCGGACTGCCAGGAGCCCCAAACATAACAACAGCACGGTTCAGTCCTACAGAAAGCTGATAACACAACACCTGGGCCTTGGCAACAGTAAAACTGAGAG TGGTCCAGTGTGCCAGCGTGTGGTGGGAGGGATGGTGTGGAACCCAGTCCTGCGGAGGTCACTTTCATCAGAGCATCTGGAGACCAAGAGTCTGCCCTCTAGATCCCCCCCAACCACCCCCAACTG GCGAAGTCCTCGAGTTCGCCACGGCATCTCTAAACCTCGCCCATCCTCGGTTGAATTGaccaatgagctgaaagatatGTCAGAGGGGGAGGATGTCTTCTACACATACAGGGCATCTGTGAGCAGCAGCAAGGACAGTGAGGGAGACGCTTCACCGCATCA GCTTTCTGGCATGTATAATCATGTGACAGATGAGGCTTTGTTGCAAACTGATGACAGTATAGGAGAGGATGGTGACCACAGCTTACCTCACTACGATAAG GGAGCTCTCGGCGACGGTGACTTGATGCTAATATGTATTGCCCCTGATCATGAGGGCAAGTTTGGCTTCAATGTTAAA GGTGGGGTGGATCAGAAGATGCCTCTAGCCATATCCCACGTTAAACCTGACTCTCCG GCAGGTCGATGTGAGCCCAAACTCCTGGAGGGAGACCTGGTGGTGCTCATCAACGGTCGAGACatttctgaacacacacatgaccAGGTTGTCATGTTCATACGAGCCAGCAGAGAGTCACACTCCAGAGAGCTGGCCTTGCTTATCAGACGTAAAG GTCCTGGCCGGGTGGCACCCCTGCTGCAGTTACCTCCCGCCCTCACACTTACTGGTCAATCACAGGGAGACAAGCCACAGTCATCTGGCCAGTCGGAGCAGGTCACGACACTGGAGGAATCAATGAGACAGCTGGAGAGAGGAATACAGTCTGGCACACTCTGTTTCCATTTCGAG AATTTATACAAGAGGAAGCCTGGTCTGTCACTAAACTGCGCTCGGCTCTCTGAGAACATGGACAAGAATCGATATAAGGATGTTTTACCTT ATGATGCTACCAGAGTGGTGCTCCAGGGCCAGGAGGACTACATCAACGCCAGCCACATCACG GTGGCGCCCCCGGTGTCTGGTGTATGTTTACGTTATGTTGCGGCTCAGGGTCCATTGCCACAGACCTGCACTCACTTTTGGCAGACTGTTTGGgagcaacagacacacaccatcATCATGCTAACAACTCTGACAGAGAGGGGACGG ACCAAGTGCCACCAGTACTGGCCGCATCCGCCTGAAGTGAAGGATTATGGGCACATGCGAGTGAAGTGTCACTCAGAGGAGTGTAACCTGGCGTATGTAACACGACAGTTcacgctgacacacacaaag cggGGTGAGGAACGTGCAGTCACACACCTCCAGTATGTCGCGTGGCCGGACCACGGCGTACCCGATGACCCTTCAGACTTCCTGCTGTTCATCAGCTCGgtcagggagaggaggagaggtgaagaACCACTAATGGTACACTGCAG CGCTGGGATTGGACGGACAGGTGTTCTGATCACCATGGAAACGGCGCTGACTCTGTTGGATGAGGGTCGGCCGGTGTTTCCGCTGGACATTGTCAAAACACTGAGAGATCAGCGAGCTATGATGGTCCAGACCACG TGTCAGTTCCAGTTTGTGTGCGAGGCCATTGTGCGGGTCTACAAAGAGAAACGGGAGGGATCTACAGCACAGTAG
- the ptpn3 gene encoding tyrosine-protein phosphatase non-receptor type 3 isoform X2 has protein sequence MPKPDLLCLVQLLDGTIETFRVSKQDEGVVLLDQVCDHLGLQERQLFSLQIRESSTAIASITANTHSPRWLEPEKPLKKQIKGLASPFYLNFRVRFFISDPNSLQREQTRHLYFLQIRSDIKEGRLRCPLSAAVVLASYAVQSEIGDHCPSRLPGYLSKCHFIPEQDEDFLSKVEDLHPQHKGLKQSEAELCFLNTARTLELYGVELHAAMDVNNAPLMVGLASSGVAVFCNMICSSFFPWGNIIKISFKRRRFLIHLKRKHGETQDCEVSLVLPCPKTCKNLWRSCVDHHSFFSSSRTARSPKHNNSTVQSYRKLITQHLGLGNSKTESGPVCQRVVGGMVWNPVLRRSLSSEHLETKSLPSRSPPTTPNWRSPRVRHGISKPRPSSVELTNELKDMSEGEDVFYTYRASVSSSKDSEGDASPHQLSGMYNHVTDEALLQTDDSIGEDGDHSLPHYDKGALGDGDLMLICIAPDHEGKFGFNVKGGVDQKMPLAISHVKPDSPAGRCEPKLLEGDLVVLINGRDISEHTHDQVVMFIRASRESHSRELALLIRRKGPGRVAPLLQLPPALTLTGQSQGDKPQSSGQSEQVTTLEESMRQLERGIQSGTLCFHFENLYKRKPGLSLNCARLSENMDKNRYKDVLPYDATRVVLQGQEDYINASHITTKCHQYWPHPPEVKDYGHMRVKCHSEECNLAYVTRQFTLTHTKRGEERAVTHLQYVAWPDHGVPDDPSDFLLFISSVRERRRGEEPLMVHCSAGIGRTGVLITMETALTLLDEGRPVFPLDIVKTLRDQRAMMVQTTCQFQFVCEAIVRVYKEKREGSTAQ, from the exons AAGCAGGATGAAGGTGTGGTTCTGTTGGACCAAGTATGCGACCACCTGGGCCTGCAAGAGAGGCAGCTCTTCAGTCTGCAGATCAGAGAATCCAGCACAGCCATCGCCTCTATCACAgccaacacacactctccc agATGGTTGGAGCCTGAGAAACCCTTGAAGAAGCAGATAAAAG GTCTTGCTTCTCCATTTTATCTGAACTTCAGAGTACGATTCTTCATCTCTGATCCCAACTCTCTGCAGCGTGAACAGACAAG GCACCTGTACTTCCTCCAGATCAGGAGTGACATTAAAGAAGGACG GTTGCGGTGCCCGCTGAGTGCAGCTGTAGTGTTGGCCTCTTACGCTGTGCAGT CGGAGATTGGAGATCATTGTCCGTCCCGACTTCCTGGTTACCTCTCGAAGTGCCACTTCATTCCTGAGCAGGATGAAGACTTCCTGTCTAAAGTGGAGGATCTGCATCCACAGCACAA ggGGCTGAAGCAGAGCGAGGCAGAGCTGTGTTTCCTAAACACAGCACGGACGCTGGAGTTGTATGGAGTGGAGCTGCATGCCGCCATG gaTGTCAACAACGCCCCTCTGATGGTGGGTTTGGCCTCCAGTGGTGTTGCAGTATTCTGTAATATGATTTGCTCCAGTTTCTTCCCTTG GGGGAACATCATCAAGATTTCATTCAAGAGGAGACGCTTTCTTATACATCTGAAACGTAAACAT GGGGAAACCCAGGATTGTGAGGTGTCTCTGGTTCTGCCCTGCCCCAAGACCTGTAAGAACCTGTGGAGGTCCTGCGTGGATCATCactccttcttcagctccaGCCGGACTGCCAGGAGCCCCAAACATAACAACAGCACGGTTCAGTCCTACAGAAAGCTGATAACACAACACCTGGGCCTTGGCAACAGTAAAACTGAGAG TGGTCCAGTGTGCCAGCGTGTGGTGGGAGGGATGGTGTGGAACCCAGTCCTGCGGAGGTCACTTTCATCAGAGCATCTGGAGACCAAGAGTCTGCCCTCTAGATCCCCCCCAACCACCCCCAACTG GCGAAGTCCTCGAGTTCGCCACGGCATCTCTAAACCTCGCCCATCCTCGGTTGAATTGaccaatgagctgaaagatatGTCAGAGGGGGAGGATGTCTTCTACACATACAGGGCATCTGTGAGCAGCAGCAAGGACAGTGAGGGAGACGCTTCACCGCATCA GCTTTCTGGCATGTATAATCATGTGACAGATGAGGCTTTGTTGCAAACTGATGACAGTATAGGAGAGGATGGTGACCACAGCTTACCTCACTACGATAAG GGAGCTCTCGGCGACGGTGACTTGATGCTAATATGTATTGCCCCTGATCATGAGGGCAAGTTTGGCTTCAATGTTAAA GGTGGGGTGGATCAGAAGATGCCTCTAGCCATATCCCACGTTAAACCTGACTCTCCG GCAGGTCGATGTGAGCCCAAACTCCTGGAGGGAGACCTGGTGGTGCTCATCAACGGTCGAGACatttctgaacacacacatgaccAGGTTGTCATGTTCATACGAGCCAGCAGAGAGTCACACTCCAGAGAGCTGGCCTTGCTTATCAGACGTAAAG GTCCTGGCCGGGTGGCACCCCTGCTGCAGTTACCTCCCGCCCTCACACTTACTGGTCAATCACAGGGAGACAAGCCACAGTCATCTGGCCAGTCGGAGCAGGTCACGACACTGGAGGAATCAATGAGACAGCTGGAGAGAGGAATACAGTCTGGCACACTCTGTTTCCATTTCGAG AATTTATACAAGAGGAAGCCTGGTCTGTCACTAAACTGCGCTCGGCTCTCTGAGAACATGGACAAGAATCGATATAAGGATGTTTTACCTT ATGATGCTACCAGAGTGGTGCTCCAGGGCCAGGAGGACTACATCAACGCCAGCCACATCACG ACCAAGTGCCACCAGTACTGGCCGCATCCGCCTGAAGTGAAGGATTATGGGCACATGCGAGTGAAGTGTCACTCAGAGGAGTGTAACCTGGCGTATGTAACACGACAGTTcacgctgacacacacaaag cggGGTGAGGAACGTGCAGTCACACACCTCCAGTATGTCGCGTGGCCGGACCACGGCGTACCCGATGACCCTTCAGACTTCCTGCTGTTCATCAGCTCGgtcagggagaggaggagaggtgaagaACCACTAATGGTACACTGCAG CGCTGGGATTGGACGGACAGGTGTTCTGATCACCATGGAAACGGCGCTGACTCTGTTGGATGAGGGTCGGCCGGTGTTTCCGCTGGACATTGTCAAAACACTGAGAGATCAGCGAGCTATGATGGTCCAGACCACG TGTCAGTTCCAGTTTGTGTGCGAGGCCATTGTGCGGGTCTACAAAGAGAAACGGGAGGGATCTACAGCACAGTAG